AGGGCCAGGTTCTCGTCCACGGCATGGGCTTCTCGCCCGATCACAAGACTTTGGCAGTAGTGTCGATCGGCTCCAACTCAGTGACCTTCATCGACACGGCAACCAACATGGTCAAGCATACGACCTATGTCGGTCGTTCGCCCCACGAAGCCTTCTTCACCCCGGACGGCAGGGAAGTGTGGGTCACGGTTCGAGGCGAAGACTACATCTCCGTGATCGATGCCAGCACGTTTGAGGAGAAGACACAGATAAAGGTTCCGGCGGGACCCGGGATGCAGATCTTTTCGCCTGACGGGAAATACGGCTACATTTGCTCATCCTTCAATCCTGAAACTGTCGTCGTCTCGGTCGCCGACCACCAGATTGTCGGCCACGTGAAGCAGGAAAGCCCGTTCTGCCCCAACATCGCCGCTTCTCCTGATGGCAAGCAGGTCTGGTTTACGCTGAAGGATATCGGCAAGACGCAGGTCTTCAATGCAGAAGCGCCCTTCGACCTGATCAAAACCATCGACACCGGCCCGATCACCAACCACGTCAACCTCGTCACCAACAAGAACGGCAGCTTCGCCTACGTGACAGTCGGCGGACTGAACGAGGTCAAAGTGTTCCGCACCGATAATTTTGAGCAGGTCGCGACGATCCCGGTCGGCAATCTGCCGCATGGCATCTGGCCATCCGGCGACGGCAGCCGTGTCTATGTTGGCCTGGAAAATGCCGATCAGTTCGCGGTCGTCGACACCGTGACCAACAAGGTCATCGCCAATATCCCGATTGGTCAGGCACCGCAGGCGGTTGCCTATGTGCCGAACGCAGTTCCGGAAGGTGACGGCCTGCAGAACCTCGTGCCGCTCGGCAAGGCTGGCGAAGCCGCTCACCTTAAGCTCGCTGCGAAGGAGGAGAAGGACAAGACACCGTCTACCGTTTCGCTGTTCGATCAGGGCCTGACGCAGGTTCTGCAGGCCTCGGTCACCGGACTTGAGCCTAAAAAGGCCTATGTTCTGGCACTCTCTGACAAGCCAGATGGCAGTGGTCCGCTGGAAGGTCTGTCGAACTTCATGACCAACCCTGCGGGCTCGGCGATCGTCAACGCAGTCGGGCCGATCCGGCAGATCGTGGAGGCCAAGCATAAGGACGAGCGGCGTTTCCTCGTGGTTGCCTCGGTTGAAGACGGCAAGCCTGGCAAGGTCCTGCAGGTACAAGCTGCGGAATAGAGCGAACCGACGGCCCGCGATACAGCGGGCCGTCTCTCCGGAGGTCAGCATATGGATGACTTGCTTCTACAGGTAGAGCCGATGATCCCGGCCTTGAGGCGTTATGCCAGAGGTCTTGTGCGGGACATCGAAGCCGCCGATGATATCGTTCAGGACTGCCTGGAGAGGGTGGTTCTCAACTGGAGCCACCGGCGCGACGACAATCCGCGTTCGTGGGTGTTCGCCATCCTGCACAACCTGGGAGTCAACAGGCTCAGGCAGGATGCCCGGCGTGGCGGCTCCGTGCCAATCGAGGACGTTGCCGAGGCTACGGGCGCGCGTGCGGCGACGCAGGAGGATACGGTCTATGGCCATGAGGTGATGGCGGCGATCGAACGCCTGCCGCCGGATCAGCGCAGCATTCTGCTCCTGATCTCCGTCGAAGATCTTTCTTACGCGGAGGCTGCGAAGGTCTTGGAAATTCCGCTCGGCACCGTGATGTCGAGGTTGTCGCGGGCGCGGGAGCAGTTAAGGACGATCCTGGAAACAAAGCCGTCGGGAGCGTCAGCCGGTCGCCCCTATATCCGGAGGGTGAAATGACCGTGAGACCAATTACCGAAGACGACCTCCAGGCCTTTGTCGACAATGCGCTCGATGCGGAGCGGCATCGCGACGTGTCCGAATATCTGTTGGCGAACCCCGAGGCTGCCGCACGTGTCTCCTCCTACCGGACTCAAGCCGCAGCGTTGCGCTCGGCAATGGAACCTGTGGCGCGCGAGCCTGTGCCATCGAGGCTCAACCTCAAGACTATCATGGCAGCGCGCCCCGCTTCCCAGAGGCCACAATGGTTCCGGCTTGCTGCCGCTGCTGTCCTGATGCTTACCGTCGGCGCAACGGGCGGCTGGATCACCAGAGGCTACACGCTCCCATCGATGGAAGGTGTTGCTGCGCTCGCGCAGGAAGCTTCCGCGAGCTACAGCGTCTTCGCCCCCGACAGGCTTCGCCCCGTTGAAGTCAGGTTTGACGGCAGCGAGAATCTGCAGCAGTTTGCAGCCGCGACGCTCGGGCGCTCTGCCGCTATCCCAGATCTCAGCAAGTCGGGCTATCGCCTCATGGGCGGTCGCGTGATCCCGACGGCGCGCGGTCCTGGCTTCATGCTGATGTATGACAACGACAAGGGCAGCCGGATCGTCATGCTCGCGCGCCACATGACGGTGGATCAGGACAAGCCGATGGTCAAAAGCGGCAAGGACGACATCCGCGGCTGGAGCTGGGCAAAGAACGGCATGGGCTACAGCCTGGTTGGATCGTTGCCGTCAGAAGAGCTTCACCCGATCGCCGACGCAGTACGCTCGCAAGTCTAGCGCTTGAAACCCAAGTCAAGGGTGAGATCATGTCCCTCTGCCGCTTCCCTCAGATCGCGGCACGGGAAATCACGCTCGTAATATCTCGCCGCAGCTTCCTCGGCGCAGCCGCAGCAACTGCAATGGTCATTGCCGAGGGCGTTCCGGCTTCCGCCGCGGCACTTTCCGGCAAGCCTATACCAGGAAGGCGACATGCCGAGGTAAAGCATGTGCATCCAGTCGTCTCCGGTCAGACGAAGGGCAGATGCGTCATGTTCGATGATCCTGGCGAGCGACGTCTTCCCCGAACCGGGAAGACCGCAAGTGAGGTAGAGCGTCGGCATTGGAAAATCTCTGATTTTGGCTTGGCAAGTGGAAGTGGCCCCGCGGTGTCGTGCAGGACTGCGCTTCGCTCAAGGCCGCAAGGCGCGGCCAATCAGAGGTGTGTTGCCATGGTCTATCTTGTAGGAGTGCTCTGCTCGGGGGGCAAGACTGGGCGCATGGGGGAGCTCACAGGTGAGGTCGTCTAACCCACTGGCTGCTTTGTGGTCCCTCCAACATAAGCCGATTGTCAGCAGGCATCCGACCAAGGTCCCCATGGCGCCCTATAAGGTCTGAGGGCCGTTCACAGCGCCTGCCGCATGGGCGCATCTTGTCGCTGTGAGATGCCAACGGGCTTTCGCATCACCCTTCGACACTAGTCGAAACCCAACATGAGGAGCAATACAATGTCGGTAATCCAATACGCCCTGCGCTCGGCGATCGTGCTGACCATGCTGTCCCCCGGTATCCCGGCCAGCGCTGCCCTGAGCGGCAAGCTCGATAGCGCCGCAGGCACAACCCGCCTCGAGCAGCGCAACGACCTCGTTGCCAAGAAGGGCGCCGATGACAAGCCGGGCCACACCCGCCGCGGTCGTGGCCGTGACGACGGTCCAAACCATGCATTCCTGCCAAAGCTGGAAAAAACACAAGTCGCGCGCCGCGGCGCGGACGACAAGCCGGGGCATGTCCGCCACGGTCGAGGCACCGACGACCAGCCCGGCCACAACCGCCATGATCGCGGATCGGACGACGCAGCCGGCGATGATCACGGCGGTCACCGCAGCTGAGCCGAATGATCGATGCGGACAAGGACCCGCACCTGGTTTAATCCACCGGCGCAGCCCTTACGGGTGCGTCGGTGATCCGGTTGAAGCGTCATCCAGTGACACGGAGTAAACACGTTGGCGAATGATCTCAGATTTCATGGTGCCGCCTTTCGGGCCGCACTGCTGGCTGCCGGCCTAGCCCTGCTTCTGGCCGTGCCGCATGGCGCGTGGGCGAAGGACGGCGATTCCGGCGGCTCGGGTTCGGATCACTCGGGCTCCGATCATTCAGGCTCTGATGACTCAGGCTCCGGCGATTCAGGCTCTGGCGATTCAGGCTCAGGGGGGCATAGCTCAGGTGATGATGGATCCGATAATTCCGGCTCGTCCTCGCACAGCGGCAAGGGCAGCGGCGGCGACGATGCCAGCGATGACGGCGGCGGAAGCGACGATTCCGGGCGTGGCGGCAAGGGCAAGGACGGACAGGAGCGCCAGCATACTTATGACGGCGGCTGGCGTGCGCAGATCCGCAATGGCCGATACCAGGTGTTCGATCCGGCCGGCCGCGTCGTGATCAACCGCAAGGCGAGGGTGTCCGACTACAGGAAATTCTAGACCGCTTATGCCAAAGAGCGGTCACTCGCGGTGGCTGGCGTCCCGAAGCAGCATGGCGGCCTCCGTCCGGTTGCGGACGTTGAGCTTCTGCAGGATCCGGGTCATGTGGTGCTTGATCGTCTTTTCCTGCAGGTCGAGCCGCCGGGCAACTTCCTTGTTGCTGTTGCCGGCCGCGACCAGCTTGAGGATTTCCTCCTCGCGGCGCGTCAGGCTCGCCAGCATGTCCTGCGAGCTTTCGCCTTTCTCAATACCGTGAGCCACCGGCGCCACCGTGCGCAGTTCCGCCAGGATCCGTGCCGCGAGCGCCGGCGAAACATAGCTTTCCCCCGCGATCACGCCGCGGACCACCTCGATCAGCGTCGTGGCGGGAACCCCTTTCAGCACATAGCCGCGCGCCCCGGACCTGAGCGCCATCAGCACGTCCTCGTCGGCCTCGGAGGCCGTTAGCACCACGACCCTTGCGTCAGGTGACTGTTCGAGGATGAGGCGCAGGGCATGCAGTCCGCCGCCAGGCATCGAAAGATCAAGCAGGATGATGTCGGGGCTCAGCTCCCGGTCAAGCCGGATCGCCTCGTCGGCGGACGCGCCCTCGCCGCAGACCTCGAGATCCGATTGTTCCGAAAGGCTTATCGACACCCCTTCCCGGAACATCGGATGATCGTCGACGATGAGGATGCGGATGGCGTTTTCGGTCATTGTATTGTGTTCCCCGGCAGGCGCATCGTCAGGCGCGTGCCGTTTTGCGAGTTGAGGTCGAGCGTTCCGCCGAGACCGGCAATCCGTTCTTCAAGACCCAGAAGTCCCAGACCTTCACCGGCTGTGCGGCGGTCAAAACCCGGCCCCTTGTCGCTGACGGTGATCTCGATGCCGCTGCCCGCCGCCGAGGCCGTGACCTCCTGGCCGATGCCGGCGGCATGGCGGGCGGCATTGTTGAGGGTTTCCTGGACAAAACGGTAGGCGCAGATTTTTTCGGCTTTCGACAGGTCCGGCAGCACCGGATCGCAGGCGAAGGCGACCCGCGTTCCGGTTCGGCTTTCGTGGGCAGCGACGACGCGCTTAAGGACATCATCGACGCCGAGCCCATCCAGTTCCGGCAATGTCAGGCCGCGGCAGATATTGCGGATGTCGCGCATCGCATCGTCGAGCGCCCTCTTGACCCGTTCGCTGTCCTGATCGGACGATCCGGCGGGAAGGATCGATCGGAGCCGCAGTGACGCGAAAGCCAGCGATTGCGCCGGGCCGTCGTGAAGCTCCGCCGAGATGCGCCGCAGGTAGCGCTCGTTGAGGTCGGCGGTGCGATGGGTCGCCTGGTCGGCGCGGCGCCGCAGCGCCTGGTTCTGCGACAGCAGCGTCGACAGCGTCTCCACCTTCTCGTCGAGAGCCGCGCGCTGGCGGGTGATGAGACGGCTGCCGCGGGCGACGATGCCGAACAGCAGAGCGAGCATCGCCAGCGTCACCACGCCGACGACCAGCCAGCTCTGCAGCCGCGCACGGGTCAGTTCCGAGCGGAGGTCGACGCCGTTCTCGTAGAATTCGGCGATGCCGATGATGTCGCCGGACCAGGGCTCGCGGATCGGGCTATAGATTTCCAGCAGCGGGATGCCGCTCTGCCGTTCGACCTCATTCTCAGGACCTTCGAGCTCGTCGAATTCGGCATGGATTTGTCCGGCCTTCGCCGCCATCAGCCCGTCGGTCATCTCGAAACGCTTTCCGATCGCGCCGTCCTCATTGCTGAAGACAATCGTGCCATCGGGCTTCCAGATCTTGAAGGCAAACAGTTTTTCGCTGAGAACACCCTGGGACAGCGTCTCAGTGAGGGCGAGACGCGCGCCCTCGCCAAGCGTGTTGGATTTTGCCAGCTCCTGCGTCAGCGGCGCAATGATGCTGTCCACATAAAGCGCCGTTGCTGCTGCCGCATTGTGGATCAGGGATTCCTCGATGCGCCCACTGACCCAGAAGCCGATCGCCGACATCCCGAACAGAAGGACACCCGCCGCCGCCAGCACGAACTGGCGGGCAAGACTTATGCTTCCGGCCGGTGCCCGCACGTCCGCCGTGTCCACTTTGCTGTCCATGCCCGTTCATAGCGCGTTTTACCGGCCCAAAGAAGGCGGACCCTTGGCAGCCGGATAGGGACCAAAGTCCGATCAACCCTCCGACCGCCAGCCCGTGCGCTTCGCACTTTCAGTCTATCCAAACGGTTGAGCCCTGGACAATTTCGCTAACGACCTCACTAAACGTTGCCTCAAAGGAAACTTTTGTCTGTACGTTATGTTCGTCCGCTCTAAGCTTGCGCCAATCATCTGCACAAAACTCACCGTGCTGCAAAATTCCGCGACTTCCTTGTGAGATTTTGTGCCTCCCAAAATCAGTGCGAGCCCGCTTAGGGGTCGACAACGGCCTGTGCATATCGTCGAGCCCGACAACGCGTAGAACAGGCGGCGCAAAGCGGCCTTTTCTACGGTGTTCTGTCTCGCCGGCGAGATCCGCTCGCCGCCGAGTGGGCAAGCAGGTCCAGCAAGGGTGCTGCAAAAGGCAGTCGCCCGCCCTACGGCGTCACCGTCAGCCTGGCTTCCATCCCGGCTTCGTAGTGGCCCTTCATGTTGCAGAAGAGCAGATAGGTGCCCGGCGCCAGCCTGGTATTCAGCTTGCCGCTGGCGCCTGGCTTCAGATCGGAAACCTCGCCCAGGCTTTTCAGCTTCGATTCATCGACGCGGTTCTTGGCAGCGTTGAGCGGAATGGGCAGGTCCGGAGATTTCAGGCGAACGACGACCATTTCATGCTGCTCCGTCATTGCATCATTATGGACTGCGAAGGTCGCGGGGCCGGCTTTGACCGTTGGCGGGTCGAGCTTCAGCGACATCGCCCCGCCGCCTTCTCCATCTTCCGTGACATTGATCACGGTGGTGGCGGCAAAGCTTGCTCCAGCCGAGCAGGCGATGGCGGCTCCGGTAAAGAGGGGCAGCAGTCTGGCACGTGATTTCATCGTTGGTCTCCGTCGGGTTTGAGAGTGGGCGCTGGGCGGTTGCTCAAGCCAAGGGTCATCCGGCGCGGCACGCAGTGGTCGCTGTCGTCATCGAAGGCGCCGGGTTGTCGTTTCGATCGCGGGAAGGGAGGCGTCCACTGCGTGCCGCAAGAGAGCTGGTAGCGCGGCATTCTTACGCGCCCTTTGCCGGGACTATACCAATCCGTAAGAATGCTGCCCCGGCCGTTCGACCGCCGCACTTTACCAAAATGTATAGTTCCAGCGAGGTCCCGGTGAGGTTTGGAGCGCAGCTTGGCGCCATCATTGCCAAGTCGAGGTCAGCTCTCTCATGAACATGCGCGCCGCACCTGCCGCCCTTATGCCGGCCCTTCATCCGGTCAGCCTGCGG
This Rhizobium brockwellii DNA region includes the following protein-coding sequences:
- a CDS encoding sensor histidine kinase, whose translation is MDSKVDTADVRAPAGSISLARQFVLAAAGVLLFGMSAIGFWVSGRIEESLIHNAAAATALYVDSIIAPLTQELAKSNTLGEGARLALTETLSQGVLSEKLFAFKIWKPDGTIVFSNEDGAIGKRFEMTDGLMAAKAGQIHAEFDELEGPENEVERQSGIPLLEIYSPIREPWSGDIIGIAEFYENGVDLRSELTRARLQSWLVVGVVTLAMLALLFGIVARGSRLITRQRAALDEKVETLSTLLSQNQALRRRADQATHRTADLNERYLRRISAELHDGPAQSLAFASLRLRSILPAGSSDQDSERVKRALDDAMRDIRNICRGLTLPELDGLGVDDVLKRVVAAHESRTGTRVAFACDPVLPDLSKAEKICAYRFVQETLNNAARHAAGIGQEVTASAAGSGIEITVSDKGPGFDRRTAGEGLGLLGLEERIAGLGGTLDLNSQNGTRLTMRLPGNTIQ
- a CDS encoding response regulator — its product is MTENAIRILIVDDHPMFREGVSISLSEQSDLEVCGEGASADEAIRLDRELSPDIILLDLSMPGGGLHALRLILEQSPDARVVVLTASEADEDVLMALRSGARGYVLKGVPATTLIEVVRGVIAGESYVSPALAARILAELRTVAPVAHGIEKGESSQDMLASLTRREEEILKLVAAGNSNKEVARRLDLQEKTIKHHMTRILQKLNVRNRTEAAMLLRDASHRE
- a CDS encoding YncE family protein, yielding MNIRTSFAASLFAGSMLLPFSALAGQAPAAASDPDIPISSKDRVYAAEQFSNTVSVSDPSTNKLLGVIKLGDPQPGNLSPLYKGQVLVHGMGFSPDHKTLAVVSIGSNSVTFIDTATNMVKHTTYVGRSPHEAFFTPDGREVWVTVRGEDYISVIDASTFEEKTQIKVPAGPGMQIFSPDGKYGYICSSFNPETVVVSVADHQIVGHVKQESPFCPNIAASPDGKQVWFTLKDIGKTQVFNAEAPFDLIKTIDTGPITNHVNLVTNKNGSFAYVTVGGLNEVKVFRTDNFEQVATIPVGNLPHGIWPSGDGSRVYVGLENADQFAVVDTVTNKVIANIPIGQAPQAVAYVPNAVPEGDGLQNLVPLGKAGEAAHLKLAAKEEKDKTPSTVSLFDQGLTQVLQASVTGLEPKKAYVLALSDKPDGSGPLEGLSNFMTNPAGSAIVNAVGPIRQIVEAKHKDERRFLVVASVEDGKPGKVLQVQAAE
- a CDS encoding anti-sigma factor family protein, with the translated sequence MTVRPITEDDLQAFVDNALDAERHRDVSEYLLANPEAAARVSSYRTQAAALRSAMEPVAREPVPSRLNLKTIMAARPASQRPQWFRLAAAAVLMLTVGATGGWITRGYTLPSMEGVAALAQEASASYSVFAPDRLRPVEVRFDGSENLQQFAAATLGRSAAIPDLSKSGYRLMGGRVIPTARGPGFMLMYDNDKGSRIVMLARHMTVDQDKPMVKSGKDDIRGWSWAKNGMGYSLVGSLPSEELHPIADAVRSQV
- a CDS encoding copper-binding protein; its protein translation is MKSRARLLPLFTGAAIACSAGASFAATTVINVTEDGEGGGAMSLKLDPPTVKAGPATFAVHNDAMTEQHEMVVVRLKSPDLPIPLNAAKNRVDESKLKSLGEVSDLKPGASGKLNTRLAPGTYLLFCNMKGHYEAGMEARLTVTP
- a CDS encoding RNA polymerase sigma factor — encoded protein: MDDLLLQVEPMIPALRRYARGLVRDIEAADDIVQDCLERVVLNWSHRRDDNPRSWVFAILHNLGVNRLRQDARRGGSVPIEDVAEATGARAATQEDTVYGHEVMAAIERLPPDQRSILLLISVEDLSYAEAAKVLEIPLGTVMSRLSRAREQLRTILETKPSGASAGRPYIRRVK